In Phocoena sinus isolate mPhoSin1 chromosome X, mPhoSin1.pri, whole genome shotgun sequence, a genomic segment contains:
- the GNL3L gene encoding guanine nucleotide-binding protein-like 3-like protein isoform X4, with amino-acid sequence MVKLRHKNKKPGKSSKGCKKPAKQNGKKAATKVTSAPQFVHSNDHANREAELKKKRVEEMREKQQAAREQERHRRRTIESYCQDVLRRQEEFECKEEVLEELNMFPQLDDEATRKAYYKEFRKVVEYSDVILEVLDARDPLGCRCFQMEETVLRAEGNKKLVLVLNKIDLVPKEVVEKWLEYLRNELPIVAFKASTQHQVKNLNRCSVPVDQASESLLKSKACFGAENLMRVLGNYCRLGEVRTHIRVGVVGLPNVGKSSLINSLKRSRACSVGAVPGVTKFMQEVYLDKFIRLLDAPGIVPGPNSEVGTILCNCIHVQKLADPVTPVETILQRCNLEEISSYYGVSGFQTTEHFLTAVAHRLGKKKKGGIYSQEQAAKAVLADWVSGKISFYTLPPSTHTLPAHLSAEIIKEMTEVFDIEDTEQANEDTMECLATGEPDELLGDMDPLEMEIKWLHSPMVKIADAMENKTTVYKEQQLSGCLPSGPPPDATEDHGDRPPAAGPGSGICPEE; translated from the exons aaaataaaaagccagGTAAAAGTTCCAAAGGCTGCAAGAAG CCTGCAAAGCAGAATGGGAAGAAAGCAGCCACCAAAGTGACCTCCGCTCCCCAGTTTGTTCACTCCAATGATCATGCCAATCGGGAGGCTGAATTAAAGAAGAAGAGG GTTGAGGAGATGAGGGAGAAGCAGCAGGCTGCCCGGGAGCAAGAGAGACACCGACGCAGGACCATTGAAAGCTATTGTCAGGATGTCCTGCGACGCCAGGAGGAGTTTGAGTGCAAG gagGAAGTTTTGGAGGAATTAAATATGTTTCCTCAGTTGGATGATGAGGCCACAAGGAAGGCTTATTACAAGGAGTTCCGTAAG GTGGTGGAATACTCTGATGTGATTCTAGAAGTCCTGGATGCCAGGGACCCATTGGGCTGCCGCTGCTTCCAAATGGAGGAGACTGTCCTGCGGGCAGAAGGCAACAAGAAGCTGGTCCTGGTCTTGAACAAGATTG ACCTGGTCCCCAAGGAGGTTGTGGAGAAGTGGCTGGAATACCTTCGGAATGAGCTGCCAATTGTGGCTTTCAAGGCCAGCACCCAGCATCAGGTCAAAAACCTG AATCGCTGCAGTGTGCCAGTGGATCAAGCCTCTGAGTCACTGCTGAAAAGCAAAGCCTGCTTTGGAGCTGAAAATCTCATGAGGGTTCTGGGGAACTATTGCCGCCTGGGTGAAGTGCGCACCCATATCCGTGTGGGCGTTGTGG GCCTTCCCAATGTTGGGAAGAGCAGCCTGATCAATAGCCTGAAGCGCAGCCGTGCGTGCAGTGTGGGAGCCGTTCCTGGCGTCACCAA gttCATGCAGGAGGTCTACCTGGACAAATTCATCAGGCTGCTGGATGCCCCGGGCATTGTCCCAGGACCCAACTCGGAGGTGGGCACCATCCTGTGCAACTGCATTCATGTGCAGAAGCTGGCGGATCCTGTGACCCCAGTGGAGACCATTCTTCAGCGCTGCAACCTGGaggag ATTTCCAGCTATTACGGTGTCTCTGGGTTCCAGACCACTGAGCACTTTCTGACTGCAGTGGCCCACCGCttagggaagaagaagaaggggggcATATACAGTCAGGAGCAGGCAGCCAAAGCTGTCCTGGCTGACTGGGTGAG CGGGAAGATCAGCTTCTATACACTCCCACCCTCTACCCACACTCTGCCTGCCCATCTCAGTGCTGAGATCATTAAGGAGATGACTGAGGTCTTCGACATTGAGGATACTGAGCAGGCCAATGAGGACACCATGGAAT GCTTGGCCACTGGAGAACCTGATGAGCTGTTGGGTGACATGGACCCTCTCGAAATGGAGATCAAGTGGCTCCATTCTCCTATGGTGAAAATAGCAGATGCCATGGAAAATAAAACCACGGTGTATAAG GAACAACAGCTCAGTGGATGTCTGCCCAGTGGACCGCCGCCCGATGCTACAGAGGATCATGGCGACAGACCCCCTGCAGCAGGGCCAGGCTCTGGCATCTGCCCTGAAGAATAA
- the GNL3L gene encoding guanine nucleotide-binding protein-like 3-like protein isoform X2, whose protein sequence is MVKLRHKNKKPGKSSKGCKKPAKQNGKKAATKVTSAPQFVHSNDHANREAELKKKREEVLEELNMFPQLDDEATRKAYYKEFRKVVEYSDVILEVLDARDPLGCRCFQMEETVLRAEGNKKLVLVLNKIDLVPKEVVEKWLEYLRNELPIVAFKASTQHQVKNLNRCSVPVDQASESLLKSKACFGAENLMRVLGNYCRLGEVRTHIRVGVVGLPNVGKSSLINSLKRSRACSVGAVPGVTKFMQEVYLDKFIRLLDAPGIVPGPNSEVGTILCNCIHVQKLADPVTPVETILQRCNLEEISSYYGVSGFQTTEHFLTAVAHRLGKKKKGGIYSQEQAAKAVLADWVSGKISFYTLPPSTHTLPAHLSAEIIKEMTEVFDIEDTEQANEDTMECLATGEPDELLGDMDPLEMEIKWLHSPMVKIADAMENKTTVYKIGDLTGYCTNPNRHQVGWAKRNVDLHPRNNSSVDVCPVDRRPMLQRIMATDPLQQGQALASALKNKKKLQKRTDKLASKLSDSMMSALDLSGNADDSAGD, encoded by the exons aaaataaaaagccagGTAAAAGTTCCAAAGGCTGCAAGAAG CCTGCAAAGCAGAATGGGAAGAAAGCAGCCACCAAAGTGACCTCCGCTCCCCAGTTTGTTCACTCCAATGATCATGCCAATCGGGAGGCTGAATTAAAGAAGAAGAGG gagGAAGTTTTGGAGGAATTAAATATGTTTCCTCAGTTGGATGATGAGGCCACAAGGAAGGCTTATTACAAGGAGTTCCGTAAG GTGGTGGAATACTCTGATGTGATTCTAGAAGTCCTGGATGCCAGGGACCCATTGGGCTGCCGCTGCTTCCAAATGGAGGAGACTGTCCTGCGGGCAGAAGGCAACAAGAAGCTGGTCCTGGTCTTGAACAAGATTG ACCTGGTCCCCAAGGAGGTTGTGGAGAAGTGGCTGGAATACCTTCGGAATGAGCTGCCAATTGTGGCTTTCAAGGCCAGCACCCAGCATCAGGTCAAAAACCTG AATCGCTGCAGTGTGCCAGTGGATCAAGCCTCTGAGTCACTGCTGAAAAGCAAAGCCTGCTTTGGAGCTGAAAATCTCATGAGGGTTCTGGGGAACTATTGCCGCCTGGGTGAAGTGCGCACCCATATCCGTGTGGGCGTTGTGG GCCTTCCCAATGTTGGGAAGAGCAGCCTGATCAATAGCCTGAAGCGCAGCCGTGCGTGCAGTGTGGGAGCCGTTCCTGGCGTCACCAA gttCATGCAGGAGGTCTACCTGGACAAATTCATCAGGCTGCTGGATGCCCCGGGCATTGTCCCAGGACCCAACTCGGAGGTGGGCACCATCCTGTGCAACTGCATTCATGTGCAGAAGCTGGCGGATCCTGTGACCCCAGTGGAGACCATTCTTCAGCGCTGCAACCTGGaggag ATTTCCAGCTATTACGGTGTCTCTGGGTTCCAGACCACTGAGCACTTTCTGACTGCAGTGGCCCACCGCttagggaagaagaagaaggggggcATATACAGTCAGGAGCAGGCAGCCAAAGCTGTCCTGGCTGACTGGGTGAG CGGGAAGATCAGCTTCTATACACTCCCACCCTCTACCCACACTCTGCCTGCCCATCTCAGTGCTGAGATCATTAAGGAGATGACTGAGGTCTTCGACATTGAGGATACTGAGCAGGCCAATGAGGACACCATGGAAT GCTTGGCCACTGGAGAACCTGATGAGCTGTTGGGTGACATGGACCCTCTCGAAATGGAGATCAAGTGGCTCCATTCTCCTATGGTGAAAATAGCAGATGCCATGGAAAATAAAACCACGGTGTATAAG ATTGGAGATCTCACTGGGTATTGCACCAATCCAAACCGTCATCAGGTGGGGTGGGCTAAGCGCAATGTGGACCTTCATCCCAGGAACAACAGCTCAGTGGATGTCTGCCCAGTGGACCGCCGCCCGATGCTACAGAGGATCATGGCGACAGACCCCCTGCAGCAGGGCCAGGCTCTGGCATCTGCCCTGAAGAATAAGAAGAAGCTCCAGAAGCGTACAG
- the GNL3L gene encoding guanine nucleotide-binding protein-like 3-like protein isoform X3, translated as MREKQQAAREQERHRRRTIESYCQDVLRRQEEFECKEEVLEELNMFPQLDDEATRKAYYKEFRKVVEYSDVILEVLDARDPLGCRCFQMEETVLRAEGNKKLVLVLNKIDLVPKEVVEKWLEYLRNELPIVAFKASTQHQVKNLNRCSVPVDQASESLLKSKACFGAENLMRVLGNYCRLGEVRTHIRVGVVGLPNVGKSSLINSLKRSRACSVGAVPGVTKFMQEVYLDKFIRLLDAPGIVPGPNSEVGTILCNCIHVQKLADPVTPVETILQRCNLEEISSYYGVSGFQTTEHFLTAVAHRLGKKKKGGIYSQEQAAKAVLADWVSGKISFYTLPPSTHTLPAHLSAEIIKEMTEVFDIEDTEQANEDTMECLATGEPDELLGDMDPLEMEIKWLHSPMVKIADAMENKTTVYKIGDLTGYCTNPNRHQVGWAKRNVDLHPRNNSSVDVCPVDRRPMLQRIMATDPLQQGQALASALKNKKKLQKRTDKLASKLSDSMMSALDLSGNADDSAGD; from the exons ATGAGGGAGAAGCAGCAGGCTGCCCGGGAGCAAGAGAGACACCGACGCAGGACCATTGAAAGCTATTGTCAGGATGTCCTGCGACGCCAGGAGGAGTTTGAGTGCAAG gagGAAGTTTTGGAGGAATTAAATATGTTTCCTCAGTTGGATGATGAGGCCACAAGGAAGGCTTATTACAAGGAGTTCCGTAAG GTGGTGGAATACTCTGATGTGATTCTAGAAGTCCTGGATGCCAGGGACCCATTGGGCTGCCGCTGCTTCCAAATGGAGGAGACTGTCCTGCGGGCAGAAGGCAACAAGAAGCTGGTCCTGGTCTTGAACAAGATTG ACCTGGTCCCCAAGGAGGTTGTGGAGAAGTGGCTGGAATACCTTCGGAATGAGCTGCCAATTGTGGCTTTCAAGGCCAGCACCCAGCATCAGGTCAAAAACCTG AATCGCTGCAGTGTGCCAGTGGATCAAGCCTCTGAGTCACTGCTGAAAAGCAAAGCCTGCTTTGGAGCTGAAAATCTCATGAGGGTTCTGGGGAACTATTGCCGCCTGGGTGAAGTGCGCACCCATATCCGTGTGGGCGTTGTGG GCCTTCCCAATGTTGGGAAGAGCAGCCTGATCAATAGCCTGAAGCGCAGCCGTGCGTGCAGTGTGGGAGCCGTTCCTGGCGTCACCAA gttCATGCAGGAGGTCTACCTGGACAAATTCATCAGGCTGCTGGATGCCCCGGGCATTGTCCCAGGACCCAACTCGGAGGTGGGCACCATCCTGTGCAACTGCATTCATGTGCAGAAGCTGGCGGATCCTGTGACCCCAGTGGAGACCATTCTTCAGCGCTGCAACCTGGaggag ATTTCCAGCTATTACGGTGTCTCTGGGTTCCAGACCACTGAGCACTTTCTGACTGCAGTGGCCCACCGCttagggaagaagaagaaggggggcATATACAGTCAGGAGCAGGCAGCCAAAGCTGTCCTGGCTGACTGGGTGAG CGGGAAGATCAGCTTCTATACACTCCCACCCTCTACCCACACTCTGCCTGCCCATCTCAGTGCTGAGATCATTAAGGAGATGACTGAGGTCTTCGACATTGAGGATACTGAGCAGGCCAATGAGGACACCATGGAAT GCTTGGCCACTGGAGAACCTGATGAGCTGTTGGGTGACATGGACCCTCTCGAAATGGAGATCAAGTGGCTCCATTCTCCTATGGTGAAAATAGCAGATGCCATGGAAAATAAAACCACGGTGTATAAG ATTGGAGATCTCACTGGGTATTGCACCAATCCAAACCGTCATCAGGTGGGGTGGGCTAAGCGCAATGTGGACCTTCATCCCAGGAACAACAGCTCAGTGGATGTCTGCCCAGTGGACCGCCGCCCGATGCTACAGAGGATCATGGCGACAGACCCCCTGCAGCAGGGCCAGGCTCTGGCATCTGCCCTGAAGAATAAGAAGAAGCTCCAGAAGCGTACAG
- the GNL3L gene encoding guanine nucleotide-binding protein-like 3-like protein isoform X1: MVKLRHKNKKPGKSSKGCKKPAKQNGKKAATKVTSAPQFVHSNDHANREAELKKKRVEEMREKQQAAREQERHRRRTIESYCQDVLRRQEEFECKEEVLEELNMFPQLDDEATRKAYYKEFRKVVEYSDVILEVLDARDPLGCRCFQMEETVLRAEGNKKLVLVLNKIDLVPKEVVEKWLEYLRNELPIVAFKASTQHQVKNLNRCSVPVDQASESLLKSKACFGAENLMRVLGNYCRLGEVRTHIRVGVVGLPNVGKSSLINSLKRSRACSVGAVPGVTKFMQEVYLDKFIRLLDAPGIVPGPNSEVGTILCNCIHVQKLADPVTPVETILQRCNLEEISSYYGVSGFQTTEHFLTAVAHRLGKKKKGGIYSQEQAAKAVLADWVSGKISFYTLPPSTHTLPAHLSAEIIKEMTEVFDIEDTEQANEDTMECLATGEPDELLGDMDPLEMEIKWLHSPMVKIADAMENKTTVYKIGDLTGYCTNPNRHQVGWAKRNVDLHPRNNSSVDVCPVDRRPMLQRIMATDPLQQGQALASALKNKKKLQKRTDKLASKLSDSMMSALDLSGNADDSAGD; encoded by the exons aaaataaaaagccagGTAAAAGTTCCAAAGGCTGCAAGAAG CCTGCAAAGCAGAATGGGAAGAAAGCAGCCACCAAAGTGACCTCCGCTCCCCAGTTTGTTCACTCCAATGATCATGCCAATCGGGAGGCTGAATTAAAGAAGAAGAGG GTTGAGGAGATGAGGGAGAAGCAGCAGGCTGCCCGGGAGCAAGAGAGACACCGACGCAGGACCATTGAAAGCTATTGTCAGGATGTCCTGCGACGCCAGGAGGAGTTTGAGTGCAAG gagGAAGTTTTGGAGGAATTAAATATGTTTCCTCAGTTGGATGATGAGGCCACAAGGAAGGCTTATTACAAGGAGTTCCGTAAG GTGGTGGAATACTCTGATGTGATTCTAGAAGTCCTGGATGCCAGGGACCCATTGGGCTGCCGCTGCTTCCAAATGGAGGAGACTGTCCTGCGGGCAGAAGGCAACAAGAAGCTGGTCCTGGTCTTGAACAAGATTG ACCTGGTCCCCAAGGAGGTTGTGGAGAAGTGGCTGGAATACCTTCGGAATGAGCTGCCAATTGTGGCTTTCAAGGCCAGCACCCAGCATCAGGTCAAAAACCTG AATCGCTGCAGTGTGCCAGTGGATCAAGCCTCTGAGTCACTGCTGAAAAGCAAAGCCTGCTTTGGAGCTGAAAATCTCATGAGGGTTCTGGGGAACTATTGCCGCCTGGGTGAAGTGCGCACCCATATCCGTGTGGGCGTTGTGG GCCTTCCCAATGTTGGGAAGAGCAGCCTGATCAATAGCCTGAAGCGCAGCCGTGCGTGCAGTGTGGGAGCCGTTCCTGGCGTCACCAA gttCATGCAGGAGGTCTACCTGGACAAATTCATCAGGCTGCTGGATGCCCCGGGCATTGTCCCAGGACCCAACTCGGAGGTGGGCACCATCCTGTGCAACTGCATTCATGTGCAGAAGCTGGCGGATCCTGTGACCCCAGTGGAGACCATTCTTCAGCGCTGCAACCTGGaggag ATTTCCAGCTATTACGGTGTCTCTGGGTTCCAGACCACTGAGCACTTTCTGACTGCAGTGGCCCACCGCttagggaagaagaagaaggggggcATATACAGTCAGGAGCAGGCAGCCAAAGCTGTCCTGGCTGACTGGGTGAG CGGGAAGATCAGCTTCTATACACTCCCACCCTCTACCCACACTCTGCCTGCCCATCTCAGTGCTGAGATCATTAAGGAGATGACTGAGGTCTTCGACATTGAGGATACTGAGCAGGCCAATGAGGACACCATGGAAT GCTTGGCCACTGGAGAACCTGATGAGCTGTTGGGTGACATGGACCCTCTCGAAATGGAGATCAAGTGGCTCCATTCTCCTATGGTGAAAATAGCAGATGCCATGGAAAATAAAACCACGGTGTATAAG ATTGGAGATCTCACTGGGTATTGCACCAATCCAAACCGTCATCAGGTGGGGTGGGCTAAGCGCAATGTGGACCTTCATCCCAGGAACAACAGCTCAGTGGATGTCTGCCCAGTGGACCGCCGCCCGATGCTACAGAGGATCATGGCGACAGACCCCCTGCAGCAGGGCCAGGCTCTGGCATCTGCCCTGAAGAATAAGAAGAAGCTCCAGAAGCGTACAG